A stretch of Bacillota bacterium DNA encodes these proteins:
- the galE gene encoding UDP-glucose 4-epimerase GalE yields MNILVTGGAGYIGSHTCVALLEAGHSVVVVDNLVNSKEETIGKIEKITGKKVVFIKGDVTEEDVLEDIFSKYSFDGVIHFAGLKAVGESVEKPLEYYYNNTVSTMKLAKMCLKYGVHRFVFSSSATVYGENEVPFVETMELKPTTNPYGETKAISERILTDVAKVNPEFCVSLLRYFNPVGAHESGLIGEDPNGIPNNLMPYITKVAKGKLEKLRVFGNDYPTVDGTGVRDYIHVMDLAEGHVVALEKLTPGVHIYNLGTGQGTSVLQLVHAFEEVNGVAVPYEIVDRRPGDIAVCYADPSKAKRELGWEAKRGIEEMVRDAWHFERMQE; encoded by the coding sequence ATGAACATACTGGTTACCGGCGGTGCCGGATATATTGGTAGCCATACCTGTGTTGCTTTGCTCGAGGCCGGTCACTCCGTTGTAGTGGTAGATAACCTAGTGAATAGCAAGGAAGAAACCATCGGCAAAATTGAAAAGATTACAGGGAAGAAGGTTGTCTTTATCAAAGGCGATGTGACCGAGGAAGACGTCTTGGAGGATATATTCTCCAAGTACTCCTTTGATGGTGTCATCCACTTCGCTGGCTTGAAGGCGGTGGGTGAGTCTGTGGAGAAGCCTTTGGAGTATTACTACAACAATACCGTAAGCACGATGAAGCTTGCCAAAATGTGCTTGAAATACGGGGTCCACAGGTTTGTCTTCAGTTCTTCGGCCACGGTCTATGGTGAGAATGAGGTGCCCTTCGTGGAAACGATGGAGCTAAAACCCACTACCAACCCCTATGGGGAGACTAAAGCCATTAGTGAGCGGATTTTGACCGATGTGGCGAAAGTTAACCCCGAGTTTTGCGTTTCACTGCTCCGGTATTTCAATCCTGTTGGTGCCCATGAAAGTGGTTTGATTGGGGAAGACCCCAATGGCATTCCCAATAACCTGATGCCTTACATCACTAAGGTTGCCAAAGGAAAACTAGAAAAACTACGGGTTTTTGGTAACGACTATCCGACTGTGGATGGTACCGGTGTGCGAGATTACATTCATGTGATGGATCTAGCCGAGGGCCACGTGGTAGCCCTGGAAAAGCTAACTCCTGGTGTTCATATCTATAACTTGGGGACTGGACAGGGCACCTCTGTGTTGCAACTTGTCCATGCTTTTGAGGAAGTAAATGGTGTCGCGGTTCCTTACGAAATTGTGGATCGACGTCCGGGGGATATCGCTGTCTGCTATGCAGATCCCAGCAAAGCCAAAAGAGAACTTGGTTGGGAGGCCAAGCGCGGTATCGAAGAGATGGTAAGAGATGCTTGGCACTTTGAAAGGATGCAAGAATGA